One region of Bdellovibrio bacteriovorus genomic DNA includes:
- a CDS encoding ABC transporter permease yields MKRLIGFAIGLVAALLLTFFAGENPWNIFMILMRSAFGSMYDLGLTLSYTTPLIFCGLSVAICFHAGLFNIGAEGQLTMAVVTAAAVGILLPQVPFPLAPALAFMAALLVGGFWGWIAGWLRAVRGSHEVIITIMLNFIAAGLASWFTLKVIPNPNSQSPETAMVSANYMFKDYDLIARLFPDTPANASLGFAIVFAILMWIFLWKTTWGFELRAVGSNPEAAHRAGISEKKMRMIAMSLGGALAGCVALSEVLGSAGQYRIGFSPDYGFIGIAVALLANNNPLGIIAAAFLMGALHKGASDLDLETSTITRDFSRIIQAFIILGVAGQAYWEWLKKNRKRKS; encoded by the coding sequence TTGAAACGTTTGATTGGATTTGCCATAGGCTTAGTGGCCGCCCTGCTTTTGACATTCTTCGCAGGTGAGAACCCTTGGAACATCTTTATGATCCTCATGCGCAGTGCCTTTGGCTCCATGTATGATTTGGGTCTGACTCTTTCCTATACGACTCCGCTCATTTTCTGCGGGCTTTCCGTTGCGATTTGTTTTCATGCAGGACTATTCAACATCGGCGCTGAAGGTCAGTTAACTATGGCCGTGGTGACGGCGGCGGCTGTCGGTATTTTACTGCCGCAAGTTCCATTTCCCTTAGCTCCTGCCTTGGCTTTTATGGCCGCTCTTCTTGTCGGAGGTTTCTGGGGCTGGATTGCTGGGTGGCTGCGTGCCGTTCGCGGCAGTCACGAAGTTATTATTACGATTATGCTGAACTTTATCGCCGCTGGTCTTGCGAGTTGGTTCACATTGAAAGTGATTCCGAATCCGAACTCGCAAAGCCCAGAAACGGCGATGGTGTCGGCGAACTATATGTTTAAAGACTATGATTTGATTGCCCGTCTTTTCCCAGATACTCCAGCGAATGCCTCTTTGGGATTTGCGATTGTGTTTGCGATCTTGATGTGGATATTTCTCTGGAAAACCACGTGGGGCTTTGAATTGCGGGCGGTCGGCTCCAATCCTGAAGCAGCTCATCGCGCGGGAATTTCTGAAAAGAAAATGCGGATGATCGCTATGTCATTGGGTGGCGCTTTGGCGGGCTGTGTTGCGTTGTCTGAGGTTTTAGGCAGTGCCGGCCAATATCGTATTGGTTTTTCTCCTGACTATGGATTCATTGGAATCGCCGTGGCTTTGCTTGCGAATAACAATCCCTTAGGAATTATTGCGGCCGCTTTCTTGATGGGAGCCCTTCACAAGGGGGCCTCGGATCTGGATTTAGAAACCTCCACGATCACCCGTGATTTTTCTCGTATTATTCAAGCCTTCATCATTCTGGGCGTAGCTGGACAAGCTTACTGGGAATGGTTGAAGAAAAACCGTAAGAGGAAGTCATAA
- a CDS encoding ABC transporter ATP-binding protein yields MSVPALEFKRVSKSFGEVRANTDISFFVERGAIHAIVGENGAGKSTAMKILFGMYRPDEGDIFVNGQQVHFQSPIDAMAAKIGMVHQHFMLAEPFTALDNILLQQKGSAFSLLPRAEQKNRLEEIAHRYGFQINLDAKVEDLSVGEQQRLEILKILSQDSEILILDEPTAVLTPQEVQDLFANLLRLREEGKTILIITHKLKEVMALTDSVTVFRAGHIVGHKWTRETNAEELAEMMVGRRIQKPQERSSVIEAAKTVLRFESVSGRLGTHGIEDIQLSVHAREIVGVAGVEGNGQDVLIRALLDQRALESFTGKVTTLGSVGSFPEDRLRFGVLPSRPVYENFILGQHKTSLFAKGIFLKTKEILQRTKDIMGKYDIRPHNAHLPFEKMSGGNQQKLVVARALLQNPQVIVAAQPTRGVDIGAIEFIHNELRKARDEGAGILLISSELDELMALSDRIVVLYKGRLVKEFTRAQFDEIALGKAMGCGN; encoded by the coding sequence ATGTCAGTTCCAGCCCTCGAGTTTAAAAGAGTCTCTAAATCCTTCGGCGAAGTCCGCGCCAATACGGATATCTCTTTCTTTGTCGAACGCGGTGCCATCCATGCCATCGTTGGCGAAAATGGCGCTGGCAAATCAACAGCCATGAAAATCCTCTTTGGCATGTATCGCCCTGATGAGGGCGATATTTTTGTGAACGGACAGCAAGTTCACTTTCAGTCTCCTATTGATGCCATGGCTGCAAAAATCGGGATGGTTCATCAGCACTTTATGTTGGCTGAGCCTTTCACGGCCTTAGACAATATTCTCCTACAACAAAAAGGTTCCGCGTTTTCACTTCTTCCTAGAGCTGAACAAAAAAATCGTCTGGAAGAAATCGCACATCGTTATGGCTTTCAGATCAACCTCGATGCGAAAGTAGAAGATCTTTCTGTCGGAGAGCAACAGCGACTGGAAATTCTAAAAATTCTTTCTCAAGACTCCGAGATTTTAATCCTTGATGAGCCGACGGCAGTTCTTACTCCTCAAGAAGTCCAAGATCTTTTTGCCAATCTTCTTCGCCTGCGGGAAGAAGGTAAAACTATTCTTATTATCACTCACAAGCTCAAAGAAGTGATGGCGTTGACTGATTCCGTGACAGTTTTCCGCGCGGGCCACATCGTGGGTCATAAGTGGACTCGCGAAACCAATGCCGAAGAGCTTGCCGAAATGATGGTCGGCCGCCGCATTCAGAAGCCACAAGAAAGAAGCAGCGTGATTGAAGCTGCTAAAACGGTTTTACGTTTCGAATCCGTTTCGGGTCGACTGGGCACTCACGGAATTGAAGACATCCAACTTTCTGTTCACGCTCGTGAAATTGTCGGCGTTGCCGGTGTTGAAGGAAACGGACAAGATGTTCTTATTCGCGCTCTTTTAGATCAGCGCGCTTTGGAATCTTTCACTGGAAAAGTAACGACCTTGGGTTCCGTAGGCTCTTTCCCGGAAGATCGCTTGCGCTTTGGAGTTTTGCCTTCGCGCCCCGTGTACGAAAATTTCATTTTGGGCCAGCATAAGACATCGCTTTTTGCTAAGGGAATTTTCCTTAAGACAAAAGAGATCTTACAAAGAACCAAAGACATCATGGGTAAATATGATATCCGCCCGCACAATGCTCATCTTCCCTTTGAAAAGATGTCCGGTGGAAATCAACAAAAGCTCGTGGTCGCACGTGCTTTGTTGCAAAACCCTCAAGTGATTGTGGCGGCGCAACCGACTCGTGGAGTTGACATCGGCGCTATTGAGTTCATTCACAATGAGCTTCGCAAAGCTCGAGATGAAGGGGCTGGAATTCTTTTAATTTCATCCGAGTTGGATGAATTGATGGCGCTTTCAGACCGCATCGTCGTTCTTTATAAAGGCCGCCTCGTGAAAGAATTTACGCGCGCGCAATTTGATGAAATCGCTTTGGGTAAAGCGATGGGATGTGGCAATTGA
- a CDS encoding BMP family lipoprotein has translation MLKTILTTLLILSFNIVSHAKTLKVGLVLDKGGKDDKSFNSAAYIGATKAEKDFKIELKYVEATDTNAIENLLRSFARKNFDLVIGIGFGQKEPVKKVAPQFPQVKFAVVDSEVSLPNVRSLLFEEHEGSFLVGALAAMASKSGAVGYVGGMDIPLIRRFAMGYAAGAKYVNPKIKITENYIGVTGEAWNNPAKAKELALSQMASGTDVIFVAAGASNTGVFDAAEEKKKLAIGVDSNQNWIKPGVILTSMMKAVDVAVYDTIKETNEGKFTPGIIRYGLKNKGVDYTLDQYNEKLITPDMKKKVEEIKKKIIAGQISVPDYYKKK, from the coding sequence ATGTTAAAAACGATCCTTACCACCCTGTTAATCTTGTCTTTTAACATAGTTTCCCATGCTAAAACGCTTAAAGTCGGTTTGGTGTTAGATAAGGGCGGTAAAGACGACAAATCTTTTAACTCTGCTGCTTACATCGGAGCTACAAAAGCGGAAAAAGATTTTAAAATTGAATTGAAATATGTCGAAGCCACCGACACCAACGCCATTGAAAATCTTCTTCGCTCATTTGCTCGTAAAAATTTTGATCTAGTGATCGGAATTGGATTCGGTCAAAAAGAGCCTGTTAAAAAAGTGGCTCCCCAATTTCCACAAGTAAAGTTTGCTGTCGTTGATTCTGAAGTCAGTCTTCCTAACGTGCGCTCTTTGTTATTTGAAGAACACGAAGGGTCGTTTCTTGTCGGCGCTCTTGCTGCGATGGCATCAAAAAGCGGGGCGGTTGGATATGTGGGAGGAATGGATATTCCTTTAATTCGTCGATTCGCCATGGGTTACGCTGCGGGCGCGAAATACGTAAATCCAAAAATTAAAATCACAGAAAACTATATCGGTGTTACGGGCGAAGCTTGGAACAATCCTGCGAAGGCCAAAGAACTTGCGCTTTCACAAATGGCTTCCGGCACGGATGTGATCTTCGTGGCTGCGGGGGCATCAAATACGGGTGTCTTTGATGCTGCGGAAGAAAAGAAGAAGTTGGCGATCGGAGTTGATTCAAATCAGAACTGGATCAAGCCGGGCGTGATTTTGACAAGTATGATGAAAGCGGTCGACGTGGCCGTGTATGACACGATCAAGGAAACGAACGAAGGAAAGTTTACTCCCGGAATCATTCGTTATGGTCTGAAAAACAAAGGTGTCGACTACACGCTCGATCAATACAATGAAAAACTGATCACGCCTGATATGAAAAAGAAAGTAGAAGAGATCAAAAAGAAAATCATCGCGGGACAAATTTCTGTTCCTGACTACTATAAAAAGAAATAG
- a CDS encoding Crp/Fnr family transcriptional regulator, translated as MESQTILNGGVNSLGFMGNQNLNIPNTSSVPYEVIHLKEEEMIYKEGEPAKGLYYVQSGCVKVVVNRSHARGRTTTNEYVTKLVSPGEYFGYKALVKGAPVQSHAKAVKSTVLWLYPRELIQVAMAQASPLIKLLLNQAVNDLESFETTSQLHYLASVQERIAYQLVLLSDKFGVQTPNGISLNLKLTRNEFAQLASTINESLSRHLTEFKNEGLIDLNGKEIIIKNKEGLMRRSGNF; from the coding sequence ATGGAATCTCAGACAATACTCAACGGCGGAGTAAACTCCCTTGGTTTTATGGGCAATCAAAACTTAAACATTCCAAATACTTCAAGCGTTCCATATGAAGTGATTCACTTGAAGGAAGAAGAAATGATTTATAAAGAAGGGGAGCCGGCGAAGGGTCTGTACTATGTGCAATCTGGCTGTGTCAAAGTTGTAGTGAACCGCTCGCATGCACGCGGACGCACAACTACGAACGAGTACGTCACTAAGCTTGTTTCACCAGGCGAATATTTTGGCTACAAAGCACTGGTTAAAGGAGCTCCTGTTCAATCTCATGCGAAGGCTGTTAAATCGACAGTATTGTGGTTGTATCCACGCGAATTGATTCAAGTCGCAATGGCTCAAGCAAGCCCATTGATTAAACTTCTTTTGAATCAAGCAGTGAATGACCTTGAGTCTTTCGAAACAACAAGCCAATTGCATTATTTGGCGTCAGTTCAAGAGCGTATCGCTTACCAGCTTGTGTTGCTTTCTGACAAATTTGGTGTGCAAACGCCAAACGGTATCTCTTTGAATCTTAAACTGACTCGCAATGAATTCGCTCAACTTGCTAGTACAATCAACGAATCATTGTCTCGTCACCTGACTGAGTTTAAAAACGAAGGTCTAATCGATTTGAACGGTAAAGAGATCATCATCAAGAATAAAGAAGGCTTGATGAGAAGATCTGGCAATTTCTAA